From Sediminibacterium sp. TEGAF015, a single genomic window includes:
- a CDS encoding nucleoside deaminase, with the protein MQTLNHEYFMKQALKEAQLAFDADEVPVGAVVVMNNQIIARAHNQVELLNDSTAHAEILALTSAYSALGAKYLPEATLYVTVEPCLMCCGAIYWGKLGRIVYGASDEKNGYKHLTKEQWPFHPKTELISGVLEADCAFLMRSFFRAKR; encoded by the coding sequence ATGCAAACCCTGAACCACGAGTACTTCATGAAACAGGCATTAAAAGAAGCCCAGTTGGCTTTTGATGCGGATGAAGTACCCGTGGGTGCAGTGGTGGTTATGAATAACCAAATTATTGCTAGAGCGCACAACCAAGTAGAGTTGCTAAACGATTCAACTGCACATGCAGAAATACTGGCCCTCACTTCTGCCTATAGCGCATTAGGCGCCAAATACTTGCCCGAAGCCACCCTTTACGTAACCGTAGAACCCTGTCTCATGTGCTGCGGTGCTATCTATTGGGGTAAATTGGGACGCATCGTGTACGGTGCATCCGACGAAAAGAATGGATACAAGCACCTCACCAAAGAGCAGTGGCCATTTCATCCCAAGACAGAATTAATCTCTGGCGTTTTAGAAGCCGACTGCGCATTTCTCATGCGTTCTTTTTTCAGGGCCAAGCGATAG
- a CDS encoding hydroxypyruvate isomerase family protein: MKKSSNRRSAIKNIITGSVAVAATPLIPSLASCATASTTMKGNINHAVCRWCFDGLTLDELCIEAKKIGITGIDLVGPKDWPTLKKHGMVSTMCNGAEISLVKGWNDPQYHATLIKNYTEHINLVADAGYKNLICFSGNRNGMDDAVGLKNAAEGLKKIMPLAEKRGVTIIMELLNSKVDHKDYMCDKTAWGVALCKEIGSENFKLLYDIYHMQIDEGDVIRTIRNNAAYIGHYHTAGVPGRHEIDESQELYYPAIMKAIVDTGFKGYVAQEFIPVAKDKLGSLKKAIDICNI; the protein is encoded by the coding sequence ATGAAAAAATCATCCAATAGGCGGTCTGCCATTAAAAACATTATTACAGGATCTGTTGCAGTTGCTGCAACACCCCTGATTCCGTCCTTAGCGTCCTGCGCTACGGCCTCAACAACTATGAAAGGGAATATAAATCACGCAGTTTGCCGTTGGTGCTTTGATGGATTGACTTTAGATGAATTGTGTATTGAAGCAAAAAAAATAGGTATTACCGGAATTGATTTAGTGGGTCCTAAAGATTGGCCAACTTTAAAAAAGCATGGCATGGTTTCTACCATGTGTAATGGCGCAGAAATCAGTCTGGTTAAGGGATGGAACGATCCTCAGTACCATGCTACATTAATTAAAAACTATACAGAACATATTAATCTGGTAGCAGATGCCGGCTATAAAAACCTGATTTGCTTCAGTGGAAACAGAAATGGGATGGACGATGCTGTTGGATTAAAAAATGCAGCGGAGGGTTTAAAAAAAATTATGCCGCTTGCAGAAAAAAGAGGCGTTACTATCATCATGGAGCTGCTGAATAGTAAAGTTGACCACAAAGATTATATGTGCGATAAGACTGCCTGGGGCGTTGCTCTTTGCAAAGAAATTGGTTCGGAGAATTTTAAACTGCTCTATGATATCTATCATATGCAAATTGATGAGGGCGATGTTATCAGAACCATCCGAAACAATGCAGCCTATATAGGTCACTATCATACTGCTGGTGTGCCCGGTAGACATGAGATTGATGAGTCACAGGAATTGTATTACCCTGCCATTATGAAAGCGATAGTAGATACGGGCTTCAAAGGATATGTGGCACAGGAATTCATTCCAGTGGCAAAAGACAAACTGGGCTCATTAAAAAAAGCAATTGACATCTGTAATATTTAA
- a CDS encoding TIM barrel protein — translation MSNNRRDFLKTAGLAAAGLSLPFAGKSNFLSSFGETKKLSAFGLQLWTVKEDMMKDAKGTLAKLSSYGYKQIESFEGPKGFFWGWKNTEFKKYMDDLGMSLISAHSNNTVDFERKAAEAAEVGVKYLICPYKGPQKSIDNFKRFNDEFNKSGEICKKNGIRFAYHNHDYSFKVLDGLVPQTVMMEGTDAGLVDFEMDIYWVVAANEDPVAWAKKYPNRFRLCHVKDQTKTAKGIESCQIGKGDIDFKKILGQMQKYGMKHHIVEQEAFTGTNPMESAEKNAAYMKVFSI, via the coding sequence ATGAGCAACAATAGAAGAGATTTTTTAAAAACAGCAGGCCTTGCGGCTGCAGGTTTGAGTTTGCCATTTGCAGGTAAATCCAATTTCTTATCCAGTTTCGGAGAAACCAAAAAGCTCTCTGCTTTTGGTTTACAGTTATGGACTGTAAAAGAAGATATGATGAAAGATGCTAAAGGTACTTTGGCAAAACTTTCGTCTTATGGTTACAAGCAAATTGAAAGTTTTGAAGGTCCCAAAGGATTTTTCTGGGGCTGGAAAAATACAGAGTTTAAAAAATACATGGACGACCTGGGTATGTCACTGATCTCTGCACATAGCAATAATACTGTTGACTTTGAAAGAAAAGCGGCAGAAGCAGCAGAAGTTGGCGTTAAATACCTGATTTGTCCTTACAAAGGGCCACAGAAGTCAATTGACAATTTCAAACGCTTCAATGACGAGTTCAATAAGAGCGGTGAAATTTGTAAGAAAAACGGAATTCGTTTTGCGTATCATAACCATGATTATTCCTTTAAGGTATTGGATGGATTAGTGCCGCAAACAGTTATGATGGAAGGAACGGATGCCGGACTGGTTGACTTTGAAATGGATATTTATTGGGTGGTTGCCGCTAATGAAGATCCTGTTGCTTGGGCTAAAAAATATCCGAATCGTTTTAGACTCTGTCATGTTAAAGACCAGACCAAAACCGCAAAAGGTATTGAGTCTTGCCAGATTGGAAAGGGCGATATCGACTTCAAAAAGATCCTTGGTCAAATGCAGAAATATGGTATGAAACACCATATTGTAGAACAGGAAGCATTTACTGGTACGAACCCAATGGAGAGCGCAGAAAAGAATGCGGCTTATATGAAAGTGTTTTCAATTTAA
- a CDS encoding sugar phosphate isomerase/epimerase family protein gives MTNIKGPGIFLAQFMGDTAPFNSLSSICQWAASLGFKGVQIPSWDARCIDLQKAAESKTYADEIRGIVAAAGLEITELSTHLQGQLVAVNPAYDALFDGFAPDAVRGNPKARTEWAVQQLKYAAKASQNLGLNAHATFSGALLWQTVYPWPQRPAGLVETGFTELAKRWMPILHEFDANGVDLCYEIHPGEDLHDGVTYEMFLDKVNHHPRACLLYDPSHFVLQCLDYKAYIDHYHERIKMFHVKDAEFNPTGKQGVYGGYQGWVERAGRFRSLGDGQVDFKTIFSKLAQYNYTGWAVMEWECALKHPETGAAEGAPFIQQHIIRVTDKTFDDFAGTGSDENFNKRILGIN, from the coding sequence ATGACCAATATTAAAGGACCAGGCATTTTCCTGGCGCAGTTTATGGGCGATACAGCCCCGTTTAATTCATTGTCATCTATTTGCCAATGGGCAGCTTCTTTGGGTTTCAAAGGAGTACAAATCCCCTCTTGGGATGCACGTTGTATCGATTTACAAAAAGCAGCAGAAAGCAAAACCTATGCAGATGAAATCAGAGGGATTGTTGCTGCCGCTGGATTAGAAATCACTGAACTTTCCACGCACTTGCAAGGACAATTGGTAGCGGTAAACCCTGCGTATGATGCTCTATTCGATGGCTTTGCACCAGATGCTGTAAGAGGAAATCCAAAGGCAAGAACTGAGTGGGCAGTTCAACAGTTAAAATATGCAGCCAAAGCTTCCCAAAACCTGGGACTCAATGCACATGCTACTTTCAGCGGTGCTTTGTTGTGGCAAACGGTTTATCCATGGCCACAAAGACCAGCTGGTTTAGTAGAAACAGGATTTACAGAATTAGCTAAAAGATGGATGCCCATCCTACATGAGTTTGATGCAAATGGCGTTGACCTTTGTTATGAAATTCATCCGGGCGAAGATTTACATGATGGCGTTACTTATGAAATGTTTTTAGATAAAGTAAACCATCATCCACGTGCTTGTTTATTATACGACCCCTCCCACTTTGTGTTACAGTGTCTCGATTATAAAGCCTATATAGATCACTATCATGAACGCATTAAAATGTTTCATGTAAAAGATGCCGAGTTCAATCCTACAGGAAAGCAAGGAGTATATGGTGGCTATCAGGGTTGGGTAGAAAGAGCTGGAAGATTCAGATCATTGGGAGACGGACAGGTAGATTTCAAAACCATTTTCAGTAAACTGGCACAGTATAACTATACTGGCTGGGCAGTAATGGAATGGGAATGTGCATTAAAGCATCCGGAGACCGGTGCTGCAGAAGGGGCTCCTTTTATTCAGCAACATATTATTCGAGTAACAGATAAAACATTTGATGATTTTGCTGGTACCGGATCGGATGAAAATTTTAATAAAAGAATATTGGGTATCAACTAA
- a CDS encoding Gfo/Idh/MocA family protein — MKKKENPEKQSAQNNSRRSFLRNAGLAAAGFYIVPRHVLGRGFIAPSDKLQIAGIGAGGKGESDLWSFYNSGKADIAFLCDVDDRQSKKSRERYPKAKYYKDYREMLDKEHKYIDAVSVSTPDHMHAIQGLAAMQLKKHVYIQKPLSHNISEARELTEAAHKYQVVTQMGNQGASGDGVRKLIDWYNAGLIGDVHTIYCYTDRPVWPQGVGWPTTKGTVPEGLDWNLWQGVAPAKDYVDGLLPFNWRGWWDYGTGALGDMACHIMAPAFAVLGLGYPVSAECSVATRYLQPWTRAYYPESCPTASHIILTFKGKDGKPDVKLHWMDGGIQPARPEELGPNEMMGDGGNGAIFEGTKGKMICGTYGALPNLLPTSKSKEYDNVPQTIKRVPKGDNGHYAAWVEAAIAGYGSAQAKELSSNFDIAGPLTESVLMGNLAIRSFDIQKKAASGRVSYPGRNIKLLWDGPNMKITNFDEANQFVRKEYRTF, encoded by the coding sequence ATGAAAAAGAAAGAAAATCCAGAAAAACAATCAGCTCAAAACAATTCCAGGCGTTCCTTCCTAAGGAATGCAGGCCTTGCTGCAGCAGGGTTTTACATTGTACCACGTCATGTATTAGGACGAGGTTTTATTGCCCCAAGTGATAAACTCCAGATTGCAGGTATTGGTGCAGGAGGAAAAGGAGAAAGTGATTTATGGAGTTTCTATAATAGCGGCAAAGCAGATATTGCATTTTTGTGTGATGTAGACGACAGACAATCTAAAAAAAGTAGGGAACGTTATCCTAAAGCAAAATACTACAAAGACTACAGAGAGATGCTCGACAAAGAGCACAAATACATTGATGCAGTTTCTGTATCAACACCCGATCATATGCACGCCATTCAAGGCCTGGCTGCTATGCAACTGAAAAAGCATGTATACATTCAAAAGCCCTTGTCTCATAATATTTCTGAAGCAAGAGAACTTACAGAAGCAGCTCATAAATACCAAGTAGTAACACAAATGGGCAACCAGGGTGCCAGTGGTGATGGCGTAAGAAAACTAATTGATTGGTACAATGCCGGATTAATTGGTGATGTACATACTATTTATTGTTACACAGATCGTCCGGTATGGCCACAAGGAGTTGGTTGGCCTACTACCAAAGGAACTGTTCCGGAAGGTTTAGATTGGAATCTATGGCAAGGGGTTGCACCAGCCAAAGATTATGTTGATGGATTACTTCCTTTCAACTGGAGAGGTTGGTGGGATTACGGTACCGGTGCATTAGGTGATATGGCTTGTCATATCATGGCACCTGCATTTGCTGTATTAGGATTAGGATATCCTGTATCTGCAGAATGTAGTGTTGCTACCCGATACCTCCAACCATGGACCCGTGCTTACTATCCTGAAAGTTGCCCAACAGCTTCGCATATCATTTTAACCTTCAAAGGAAAAGACGGCAAGCCCGATGTGAAACTACATTGGATGGATGGTGGTATTCAACCTGCTCGTCCTGAAGAGTTAGGACCTAATGAAATGATGGGTGATGGTGGCAACGGAGCCATCTTTGAAGGAACCAAGGGTAAAATGATTTGTGGAACATATGGTGCATTACCTAACTTATTGCCTACTTCTAAGAGTAAGGAATACGACAATGTACCGCAAACCATTAAGCGTGTACCTAAAGGAGACAATGGTCACTATGCTGCATGGGTAGAAGCGGCTATTGCAGGATATGGATCTGCTCAGGCAAAAGAACTCAGCTCTAACTTTGATATCGCAGGTCCTTTAACAGAAAGTGTTTTGATGGGCAACCTTGCCATCAGAAGTTTTGATATTCAAAAGAAAGCTGCTTCAGGTAGAGTTTCTTATCCAGGTAGAAATATCAAATTACTTTGGGATGGGCCAAACATGAAGATTACCAACTTCGACGAAGCCAATCAATTTGTAAGAAAGGAATACAGAACCTTCTAA
- a CDS encoding 3-keto-disaccharide hydrolase, whose amino-acid sequence MNQLIWVTVMGAGLLSVSINNINNFTSSNPAKNSAAAASTGKLSAISTNPNRAKAKWIKLFDGKTTNGWRTYAKDSIGSAWKVEDGVLFLDSKAKKEQKLGGGDIIHEKSFENFHLRLEWKVSKNGNSGIIFWAQNDPAKYKAVWHTGPEMQVLDNGGHPDAKIRKHRAGDLYDLIEGPDTAVKPVGEWNKAEIISKNGTLELKLNGVTTVKTTYGDDAWFNLIANSKFKTMSGFGRTFSGHIALQDHGDDVWFRNIEIKEL is encoded by the coding sequence ATGAATCAATTAATATGGGTTACTGTAATGGGGGCTGGACTTTTATCCGTTTCTATTAATAACATCAACAATTTCACCTCCTCAAATCCCGCAAAAAATTCAGCCGCCGCTGCCTCAACTGGAAAGCTGTCTGCAATTTCCACCAATCCTAATCGCGCAAAAGCGAAATGGATTAAATTGTTTGATGGCAAAACCACCAATGGCTGGAGAACCTATGCAAAAGACAGCATTGGAAGTGCATGGAAAGTAGAAGACGGTGTTTTGTTTCTAGACTCGAAAGCCAAGAAGGAACAGAAACTGGGTGGAGGTGATATCATTCACGAAAAATCATTCGAGAATTTTCATCTACGTTTGGAATGGAAGGTTTCCAAAAATGGCAACAGTGGCATTATTTTCTGGGCACAAAACGACCCGGCAAAATACAAAGCGGTATGGCATACCGGACCAGAAATGCAAGTGCTGGACAATGGCGGACATCCGGATGCAAAAATCAGAAAACACCGCGCAGGTGATTTATACGATTTAATTGAAGGACCAGACACCGCTGTAAAGCCAGTTGGCGAATGGAACAAAGCAGAAATTATTTCAAAAAACGGTACACTGGAGTTAAAACTCAATGGCGTTACTACGGTAAAAACCACTTACGGAGACGATGCATGGTTTAACTTAATTGCTAACAGCAAATTCAAAACCATGTCTGGTTTCGGCAGAACTTTTAGTGGACATATTGCCCTGCAGGACCATGGAGACGATGTGTGGTTTCGCAATATTGAAATCAAGGAATTATAA
- a CDS encoding superoxide dismutase has product MSFTLAPLPYAHDALEPHIDTTTMQIHHGKHHQAYVDNLNKAIAGTPNEGKSLEELVKAAGSISPAVRNNGGGHWNHTFFWESLAANAGGTPSGELADAINTAFGSFDAFKEKFANAGMTRFGSGWAWLIVKDGKLEVSSTPNQDNPLMDVAEVKGTPILGADVWEHAYYLKYQNRRADYLAAFWNVVNWSKVAERFAAAK; this is encoded by the coding sequence ATGTCATTTACTTTAGCACCTTTACCCTACGCGCATGACGCGCTTGAGCCACATATTGACACTACAACCATGCAAATTCACCATGGCAAGCACCACCAGGCTTATGTTGACAATTTAAACAAAGCCATCGCTGGTACCCCTAATGAAGGAAAGTCTTTGGAAGAATTAGTGAAAGCTGCAGGCAGCATTAGCCCGGCTGTTCGTAACAATGGTGGAGGTCACTGGAACCATACCTTCTTCTGGGAAAGCCTTGCAGCTAATGCAGGTGGAACACCTTCAGGTGAATTAGCAGATGCTATTAATACTGCATTCGGTTCATTCGATGCATTCAAAGAGAAATTCGCGAATGCGGGGATGACTCGTTTTGGTAGTGGCTGGGCTTGGTTAATTGTAAAAGACGGCAAACTAGAAGTAAGCTCTACCCCTAACCAGGACAATCCTTTGATGGATGTTGCTGAAGTAAAGGGTACGCCAATCTTAGGTGCTGATGTGTGGGAACATGCTTACTACCTTAAATACCAAAACCGCAGAGCAGATTATTTAGCTGCTTTCTGGAATGTAGTAAACTGGAGCAAAGTAGCTGAGCGTTTTGCTGCAGCCAAGTAA
- a CDS encoding gluconate 2-dehydrogenase subunit 3 family protein: MMNRREALSSVALLLGGTILGSQAFLSGCKSTAGDAVAFTPEDIAFLNEVAETILPKTDTPGAKEANVGEFMTVIVKDCYKPEEAKVFMEGMAKLKGTNFMKASAEERTKMLTELDAEAKAFQEKKKPEELPHYFRMMKELTLWGFFTSEVGATKVLRYVAVPGKFEGCTEYKKGDKAWAT, encoded by the coding sequence ATGATGAATAGAAGAGAAGCATTATCCAGTGTTGCGCTATTATTAGGCGGAACCATTTTAGGCTCTCAGGCATTTTTGTCTGGTTGTAAATCAACTGCAGGAGATGCTGTTGCTTTTACACCTGAAGACATTGCATTTTTAAATGAAGTTGCCGAAACCATTCTTCCTAAAACAGATACCCCAGGTGCTAAAGAAGCCAACGTGGGTGAGTTTATGACGGTAATTGTAAAAGATTGTTATAAACCGGAAGAAGCAAAAGTTTTTATGGAAGGAATGGCCAAATTAAAAGGAACCAACTTTATGAAAGCTTCAGCAGAAGAACGCACCAAAATGCTTACTGAGCTTGATGCAGAAGCAAAAGCTTTTCAGGAAAAGAAAAAGCCCGAGGAGCTTCCGCATTATTTCAGAATGATGAAAGAGCTTACTTTATGGGGCTTCTTTACTTCAGAAGTGGGTGCCACCAAAGTATTGCGTTATGTAGCAGTGCCAGGTAAGTTTGAAGGATGTACCGAGTATAAAAAAGGCGATAAGGCCTGGGCTACCTAG
- a CDS encoding lysozyme inhibitor LprI family protein → MYKKVVFFALFAFIAKLSAGQVDKPKELNPQIEFSRDTSYIEKAFSLRMKKDYTTVGMNKAIEEMTSSYDQLLNKYYNRLLKLLQPQDKITLVTAQKAWLKFRDAESKLIRTLSKEAYSGGGTIQSNLVSSGYADLVVKRCIDIFKYYDSLEKSEKY, encoded by the coding sequence ATGTATAAGAAGGTAGTTTTTTTCGCCCTATTCGCATTTATAGCTAAGCTGTCGGCGGGACAGGTTGATAAACCTAAAGAATTAAATCCTCAAATTGAGTTTTCAAGAGACACTTCATATATAGAAAAGGCTTTTTCGCTACGAATGAAAAAAGATTATACCACAGTTGGTATGAATAAAGCTATAGAAGAGATGACTTCCTCTTATGACCAATTGCTCAATAAATATTATAATAGGCTCTTAAAACTATTACAGCCTCAAGATAAAATAACACTTGTGACTGCACAAAAAGCTTGGCTAAAATTTAGGGATGCAGAATCTAAATTAATCAGAACCCTCTCTAAAGAAGCTTACTCAGGCGGTGGCACTATACAGTCAAATTTAGTATCGAGCGGATATGCAGACCTTGTTGTGAAACGATGCATAGATATTTTTAAATACTATGATAGCCTTGAAAAAAGTGAAAAGTATTAA
- a CDS encoding c-type cytochrome — MKKYLVLFAITGLVAAACGGSEEKKDEKAAEPAATAAPVADLSSNPDYTKGLELVGKSDCLTCHKVNDKLIGPSYKDVANKYEATEENISMLASKIIKGGKGVWGEIPMTPHPQISEEDAKAMVKYVLLLK; from the coding sequence ATGAAAAAGTACTTAGTACTATTTGCCATCACTGGATTAGTTGCTGCAGCTTGCGGTGGCAGTGAAGAAAAGAAAGATGAAAAAGCAGCAGAACCTGCTGCAACAGCGGCTCCTGTAGCAGATCTTAGTAGCAACCCTGATTACACAAAGGGATTAGAACTGGTTGGTAAATCAGACTGCTTAACCTGTCACAAAGTGAACGATAAACTAATTGGACCATCTTATAAGGATGTTGCAAACAAATACGAAGCTACAGAAGAAAATATCAGTATGCTGGCCAGCAAAATCATTAAAGGTGGTAAAGGTGTCTGGGGAGAAATACCAATGACTCCGCACCCACAAATTAGTGAAGAAGATGCGAAGGCAATGGTAAAATATGTTTTACTCCTTAAGTAA
- a CDS encoding GMC oxidoreductase: MAEQNFDAIVIGSGISGGWAAKELTEKGLKVLMLERGRNIEHVKDYVNANKEAWDYPHHGRKTQEMIAQNPVLNRDYPLNEQTYGMWVNDQESPYVEVKRYDWFRGYHVGGRSLLWGRQSYRWSDLDFEANAKDGIAVDWPVRYKEIEPWYDYVERFAGISGNRDGLSVLPDGQFLPPMEMTCVEKDVAKRLQEYYKGQRAMIIGRTANLTKEIEGRSACQFRNKCWLGCPFGAYFSTQSSTLPAAMKTGNLTLRPWSIVTKILYDKDTKRATGVEVLDAETNKTYVYKSKIVFLNASTLNSAWILMNSATDVWEGGLGSSSGELGHNIMDHHLGVGAGGRVEGYEDKYTFGRRANGIYIPRYQNVGNDKREYLRGFGYQGSGNRGGWGSNVAEATIGAAFKEAISEPGGWSMGIMGFGEVLPDHKNFVTLDKTVKDKWGLNVLKIDAELKENELKMRKDMQADAIEMLTNAGVKDVKGYDANGVLGRGIHEMGSARMGADPKTSVVNKHNQIWDAPNVFVTDGSFMTSSACVNPSLTYMAFTARAVDFAVSELKKGNL; the protein is encoded by the coding sequence ATGGCTGAACAAAATTTTGACGCGATTGTGATTGGCTCTGGCATCAGCGGCGGCTGGGCGGCAAAAGAGCTAACCGAGAAAGGCTTAAAAGTATTGATGCTCGAAAGAGGTCGTAACATTGAACACGTAAAGGATTATGTGAATGCCAATAAGGAGGCCTGGGATTATCCGCACCACGGAAGAAAAACCCAGGAAATGATTGCGCAAAATCCAGTACTGAACCGCGACTATCCTTTGAACGAACAAACGTATGGCATGTGGGTAAACGATCAGGAAAGCCCATATGTAGAAGTTAAAAGATACGACTGGTTCAGAGGATACCATGTAGGTGGTCGTTCTTTGTTGTGGGGGCGCCAGAGCTATCGCTGGAGCGATTTAGATTTTGAAGCCAATGCTAAAGATGGTATTGCCGTTGATTGGCCTGTTCGTTACAAAGAGATTGAGCCATGGTACGATTATGTTGAGCGTTTTGCAGGGATCAGTGGAAACAGAGATGGTTTGTCTGTTTTACCAGATGGACAGTTTTTGCCTCCGATGGAAATGACCTGTGTTGAAAAAGATGTTGCTAAGCGTTTGCAGGAATATTATAAGGGACAGCGTGCCATGATTATTGGACGTACTGCTAACCTTACTAAAGAAATTGAAGGAAGATCTGCTTGTCAGTTCCGTAATAAATGCTGGCTAGGGTGTCCTTTCGGTGCTTATTTCAGCACGCAGAGTTCTACTTTGCCTGCGGCGATGAAAACCGGCAATCTAACACTAAGACCCTGGAGCATTGTAACCAAGATTTTATACGATAAAGACACCAAGCGTGCAACTGGTGTTGAAGTACTAGATGCAGAAACCAACAAGACCTATGTTTATAAGTCAAAGATTGTTTTCTTGAATGCATCTACTTTAAATTCTGCATGGATTCTGATGAATTCTGCAACGGATGTATGGGAAGGTGGATTGGGAAGTAGCAGTGGTGAATTGGGTCATAATATTATGGACCACCACTTAGGCGTTGGCGCTGGTGGACGTGTTGAAGGCTATGAAGACAAATATACTTTCGGTAGAAGAGCGAATGGTATTTATATTCCACGTTACCAGAATGTTGGTAATGATAAACGTGAATATTTAAGAGGCTTTGGATATCAAGGAAGTGGTAACAGAGGTGGATGGGGTAGCAATGTTGCGGAAGCTACCATTGGTGCTGCATTCAAGGAAGCAATTTCAGAACCAGGTGGCTGGTCAATGGGAATCATGGGCTTCGGAGAAGTTTTACCTGATCACAAAAACTTTGTGACCCTCGACAAAACAGTGAAAGACAAGTGGGGCTTGAATGTGCTGAAAATTGACGCAGAGTTAAAAGAGAACGAACTCAAAATGCGTAAAGACATGCAGGCAGATGCCATTGAAATGCTTACCAATGCTGGTGTTAAAGATGTTAAAGGCTATGACGCCAATGGTGTATTAGGTAGAGGTATCCATGAAATGGGTTCTGCCAGAATGGGTGCTGATCCTAAGACATCTGTAGTAAATAAGCACAATCAAATATGGGATGCACCAAACGTATTTGTTACCGATGGTTCATTCATGACATCTTCAGCATGTGTAAACCCATCTTTAACCTATATGGCTTTCACTGCAAGAGCTGTAGATTTTGCCGTTAGTGAATTGAAAAAAGGAAATTTATAA
- a CDS encoding Gfo/Idh/MocA family protein: MARKLRMGMIGGGKDAFIGAIHRLAANMDGQIELVCGALSINPTIAQESGEMLFLPQDRIYMTYDEMISKEAALSADKRMDFVTIVTPNFAHFTPAMMALEHGFHVVIEKPITFTLEEAKQLKAKVEETGLTLCLTHTYSGYPMVKQARAMVAEGALGKIRKVWVEYPQGWLSKLSEREGNAQAAWRTDPKKSGKSGSMGDIGTHAAHLAEYVTGAQISKICADLNTKVEGRMLDDDGSVLLHFNNGASGVLMASQVAAGEENALKIRVYGEKGGLEWAQMEPNTLIVKWLEAPMQILRAGANYTDRLSSFATSNCRTPGGHPEGYLEAFANIYKNFAATVQAKIEGRTPTKEQLDFPGVEDGIRGMAFIDNVVASANSDVKWTEHKI, encoded by the coding sequence ATGGCTAGAAAATTAAGAATGGGAATGATTGGCGGAGGAAAGGATGCGTTTATTGGCGCAATCCACCGTCTTGCCGCCAATATGGACGGTCAGATTGAATTGGTTTGTGGTGCATTAAGCATCAATCCAACCATCGCCCAGGAATCGGGAGAAATGTTATTTCTGCCACAGGATCGTATTTATATGACCTATGACGAAATGATTAGCAAGGAAGCAGCATTGTCTGCAGACAAAAGAATGGATTTTGTAACGATTGTTACGCCCAACTTCGCCCATTTTACACCGGCCATGATGGCGTTGGAGCACGGTTTCCATGTTGTAATTGAAAAACCAATCACATTTACACTGGAAGAAGCCAAGCAATTAAAAGCCAAAGTGGAAGAAACTGGTTTAACACTATGCTTAACGCATACTTATTCAGGCTATCCAATGGTAAAACAAGCAAGGGCAATGGTAGCCGAAGGTGCATTGGGTAAAATCAGAAAAGTATGGGTGGAGTATCCGCAAGGCTGGTTGAGCAAGCTAAGTGAAAGAGAAGGCAATGCGCAGGCAGCCTGGAGAACCGATCCTAAAAAATCTGGAAAGAGCGGAAGCATGGGAGATATTGGTACCCATGCAGCACATTTGGCTGAATATGTAACCGGGGCTCAAATCAGTAAAATTTGTGCCGACTTAAATACCAAAGTAGAAGGTAGAATGCTGGATGATGATGGATCTGTATTGTTACATTTTAACAATGGCGCATCGGGTGTATTGATGGCATCTCAGGTTGCTGCGGGAGAAGAAAACGCGCTAAAAATAAGAGTATACGGAGAAAAGGGAGGTTTAGAATGGGCGCAGATGGAACCCAATACCTTAATTGTAAAATGGCTGGAAGCCCCGATGCAGATTTTACGTGCAGGAGCCAATTACACCGATCGTTTATCCAGCTTTGCTACTAGCAATTGCAGAACGCCCGGCGGACATCCGGAAGGTTACCTGGAAGCTTTTGCCAATATTTATAAAAATTTCGCTGCAACGGTACAGGCTAAAATTGAAGGCCGCACCCCTACCAAAGAACAACTGGATTTTCCAGGTGTTGAAGATGGAATCAGAGGTATGGCATTTATTGATAATGTAGTGGCATCTGCCAACTCAGATGTTAAATGGACAGAACATAAAATATAA